A region of the Flavobacteriaceae bacterium MAR_2010_188 genome:
TAGATGATTATACTACTACTGCATGTGATACACAAGATGAAGTAGATGCACAGTTCGCAACGTTCCTATCTAGCTTTGGTGTTAGTGGTGGATGTTCTCCTGACGGAAACTTCGCTGCTGAGTACAGTGCACCGGATGCATGTACAGGTGGAAGCGTAACTGTTGTTTACAACGTTACAGATAAGTGCTACGATGGTGGATCAGAGTCAGCGACCTTTATGGTTCCTGCAGCTGTTCAACCTACAGTTTCTTTCCCTGGAAATGCAACTGCTAGTGCATGTGATAGCGATATCGAAGCACAGTTTGAAGCTTTCATCAATGCGTTCTCATACAGCGGAGATTGTGGAGCAAGCGGTTCTTTCGAGACCACTCCAGTTCTTCCTAACCTATGTGGTGGATCAGTAATGGTTAACTTCCAAGTTAGAAATAACTGTTTCGAGAACAAGGATTACAAAGCTACCTTTACTATCACTCCGGCAGATGCCGTTGTAATAGCAACTGTTGCTGATTATACTGCTGATGCATGTGATACACAGGCAGAGGTAGATGCACAGTTCGCAACGTTCCTAGCTAGCTTCGGTGTAAGCGGTGGATGTTCCCCAATGGGTAGCGACCTGACAGGTTACACTGCTCCGGACGCATGTACTGGTGGAAGAGTTGAAGTGGTTTACAACGTAACTGACAAATGTTACGAGGGTGGATCAGAGGTAGCTGTGTTTACAGTTCCTGCAGCAACTTCTATCAGCATTTCTGATGTAGCTAACTTAACAGTTGATGCATGTGATTATGAAGACCAAGATGCACTTAATTCTGCTTTCATGGCTTTCTATGACTCATTCACTTATGCTTTCGAAGGAACTTGTACTATCACAGAAACTATAACTGATGATTATACAATCCCAGTATTATGTGATGGTGGTTCTGTAACAATTAACTATTCTGTATCTAATGGTTGTGAAACCAAAACTGATACTGCAATATTTACTGTTACTCCTCCAGCAGCCGTGGTTGTTAAAACAGCAGGTATGGTAACTGTAGAAGCTTGTGATAATCTTCAAGCAGAATTTGATTTCTTCAAGAGTCTATTTGGAGTTCAGAGTGGTGGTTGTAACCCAACAGGAGTGTTTGTTGGTGAATCAACATTACCTGCTGATATCTCATGTGGTGGTTCTATAACTTTAACATATAGAGTTACAGATTTATGCTACGCACAAACTGACTTTACTGCAATATTTGTTGTTAATCCTCCTGCAGCTTTCGAAGCTCCAGAAGATGATAGCATGACTGTAGAATGTGAAGCTGCTGCAATTGCTCCAACGATGCCTGTTGTATATAACGCTTGTAATGAGGTTATAACTCCATCAGGACCAGTTAGGGGTGGTACTTACGAAGGCTGTGAAGGAACAATTACTTACACATATTCTTATGTGGATTGCGCTGGAAACAATGCTGAATGGGTTTACACTTACAATGTTGAAATTACTAACGGACCAGATGCTGGCACGGATGGTAGTGCAGCTTTACTGTGTGGAGATGATGCAATAGAGCCGATGGGTCCAACAGTTTATGATGCATGTGGTGTAGAAATTACTCCTACTGTTGTGAGAAATGATTCAAACTTTAATGGATGTTCAGGTACTATCGTATATACATTTACATATACTGATTGTGCAGGTAATTCTGATGACTATGTGTTTACATATACAATTGCAGACACTGTAGCACCAATTATTACTACTGAAGAGTCTATCATTGAGTTAGATTGTAACTACAATTTCGTAATTGCAAACATGTACCCTTCATTTGAAGTAACTGATAACTGTACTACAGATATTACACCTATCATTACTCCTGATGAAGCGATTACAGAATATAATGAAGGTGGTTGTATTGTATGTGAGTTCACTTATACAGCTAATGCTCAAGACGTTTGTCTTAACGGAGCTGCTCCTGTAACTGTGACGTATATCTGGAGAATGGATAAAGTTGCTCCAACGATTAGTGTACCAACTGATCTTCAAGTTCTAGAACTTGATTGTACAGAGGATGTTCCTACTGTTGCAAGTCAGTTAGCATTACTTAATGTTGATGATAATTGTGCTGAATCTCTAGGCTTAACTGTAGTTCTTGATAATGAACAGAGAGTTGATGGTGAGAATGGTGCTTATACACTAACAAGAACTTATAGAGCAACTGATTGTGGTCGTAATACTGCAACAACTACTCAAATAATAAATGTTAGCTGTGACAATGTTCCAACTATCGCTGCCGAATCTAATGGTCTGTCGATAAGTGCTTATCCTGTTCCTTTTAGTAATGAAGTAACTATTGCATACGACTTCAACTTCAATACTCCGGTATCGATTGAAATCTATGACACTAAAGGTGCTTTAATTATGAAGAGATCTAACTTATACCACAAGGTAGGTGCAAAAGACAAAGTTAAATTTGACTTGTCTAATGTTGCTGACCAAATGTTATTAGTTCAGGTTAAAACACAGAATGGTACTGTAACTAAGAAGATTGTAAAATCTGATAGAAGCAGATAATTAGGAGTAAATCCTAAGTGATAAATAAAAGGGTAGCTGTTTTAGCTACCCTTTTTTTATTGGCAATAAGTCATGTGTCATTGTTTAAGATTATCAAATATCAGATTGTAATTAACCCAGCGAGATCATAAATCTAACTTCGGACTTAATAAAAATGAAGTATGATACTCACTGTGACTAAAACACTGTATCGGAATTAACCTTGGTTTTATACAATTCAGATTCAAAAATGAAACTTGTATTTGGAAGTTATGTGAAGAAAATCTGATTGCCTTATCTGCAATCAGAAGATATTAAAACGAATGTAGTGGATAGATCAGTTATGCGAATCTATGAGATGAGGCATTAATTGCAATGCCGCCTTCTTATAAATTATAAGCTGAATGAAGAAATAGGAAGTTGGTTATTTGAGAATTTTATCTGCCCAGTCGACAGCTTCTTGCAGTTCATCGAAAATCTCGAATGGCTTATTAAAGAACATGCGTTCTATTTCTGCAGTGCCTTTAGCTTTATAATCTTTTGTTACTACGGCAAAGCCGGCAAGTGTGTCAATTTTGGACGTCTCTTTATAGATTGCCGGATCCACCGAATAAGAATTTAATCTATGTGTAATATAGACGAATGATTTATTTTTGAAATAGGTATCTACTATATTAAGCAAAACGTTATTATGAATGGTATCTAAATTTATACCCTGATTCATGATAACAACAATATACTTATCGTAGATATGAACCTTGCAAAAATCAAAATGAAGTACATCCGTCATATCTAAATGTACTTATAAAATATATATCTAAAAAAAAAACCTCCTTTTGGGAGGTTTTTTTATAATATAAAAATGCGTGAATTAGGATTTTGTTTCTGATTCCGAATGTTCAATCTTGACCGACAATTCATTAGATTCTTCATCTAACTCCATAACAATGGTGTC
Encoded here:
- a CDS encoding Por secretion system C-terminal sorting domain-containing protein; the protein is MDFCSDTNITLTYTAADNCTNDTVTATFKVDKAEDVMVLAPENIRNRTSCKFADQAALTAAYTEWINSFMVDPNNDGCNAVGRFTNTPPTDIDYCTGGNVQVTYTATDGCTTATVFRVFIVRPVPPVVVNTPDNVTVSACDMDIQAQFDLFVSGFTANGGCAVVGSFDSTPVMPELCGGSVTVDYSVEDKCFSGDYSATFTITPAPAVDVDFPSSMSISACDDVQTAFDIFKADFSLDADSGCAPTAEWVGPSTLSDDILCGGSQELVYSVTDKCFETKEYKATFTITPAPAVVIAMVDDYTTTACDTQDEVDAQFATFLSSFGVSGGCSPDGNFAAEYSAPDACTGGSVTVVYNVTDKCYDGGSESATFMVPAAVQPTVSFPGNATASACDSDIEAQFEAFINAFSYSGDCGASGSFETTPVLPNLCGGSVMVNFQVRNNCFENKDYKATFTITPADAVVIATVADYTADACDTQAEVDAQFATFLASFGVSGGCSPMGSDLTGYTAPDACTGGRVEVVYNVTDKCYEGGSEVAVFTVPAATSISISDVANLTVDACDYEDQDALNSAFMAFYDSFTYAFEGTCTITETITDDYTIPVLCDGGSVTINYSVSNGCETKTDTAIFTVTPPAAVVVKTAGMVTVEACDNLQAEFDFFKSLFGVQSGGCNPTGVFVGESTLPADISCGGSITLTYRVTDLCYAQTDFTAIFVVNPPAAFEAPEDDSMTVECEAAAIAPTMPVVYNACNEVITPSGPVRGGTYEGCEGTITYTYSYVDCAGNNAEWVYTYNVEITNGPDAGTDGSAALLCGDDAIEPMGPTVYDACGVEITPTVVRNDSNFNGCSGTIVYTFTYTDCAGNSDDYVFTYTIADTVAPIITTEESIIELDCNYNFVIANMYPSFEVTDNCTTDITPIITPDEAITEYNEGGCIVCEFTYTANAQDVCLNGAAPVTVTYIWRMDKVAPTISVPTDLQVLELDCTEDVPTVASQLALLNVDDNCAESLGLTVVLDNEQRVDGENGAYTLTRTYRATDCGRNTATTTQIINVSCDNVPTIAAESNGLSISAYPVPFSNEVTIAYDFNFNTPVSIEIYDTKGALIMKRSNLYHKVGAKDKVKFDLSNVADQMLLVQVKTQNGTVTKKIVKSDRSR